Proteins encoded together in one Desulfuromonas sp. window:
- the nadC gene encoding nicotinate-nucleotide diphosphorylase (carboxylating), whose translation MDFEIQRIIRTALQEDIGIGDVTTRATIAPSSSSRAELVAKEDFVLAGIDVAAEVFRTIDPDVSFEALVEDGQMVKRGDVLAWIKGASTALLQGERVALNLLQRMSGIATLTSKFVAEIEGTGASIVDTRKTMPGLRVLDKYSVRTGGGTNHRTALYDGVLIKENHIRAAGGITAAITSARRQIPHTLKIEIETTSRDEVAEALDAGADIIMLYNMGLRQMEEAIALIDGRALAEASGGINLDTVRAIAETGVDLISVGALTHSSPAVDISMLFDS comes from the coding sequence ATGGATTTTGAAATACAACGGATTATCCGGACAGCTCTGCAGGAAGATATCGGAATTGGCGATGTCACGACGCGGGCGACAATAGCCCCCTCTTCGTCAAGCCGTGCTGAACTTGTTGCCAAAGAAGACTTCGTTCTGGCCGGCATCGATGTCGCCGCTGAAGTTTTCAGGACCATTGATCCGGACGTTTCATTTGAGGCTCTGGTTGAAGACGGACAGATGGTCAAGCGGGGAGATGTGCTTGCCTGGATCAAGGGAGCATCGACGGCCCTGCTTCAGGGCGAGCGGGTGGCACTCAATCTGCTGCAGCGAATGAGCGGAATCGCGACTCTGACATCGAAGTTCGTTGCCGAAATTGAAGGGACGGGGGCAAGCATTGTCGATACCCGGAAAACGATGCCCGGTCTGCGGGTGCTGGACAAGTATTCAGTCAGAACCGGTGGCGGCACCAATCATCGCACCGCCCTCTATGACGGTGTTCTGATCAAGGAGAATCATATTCGTGCCGCTGGCGGAATCACCGCCGCGATTACCAGCGCCCGGCGACAAATTCCCCATACTCTGAAGATTGAAATTGAAACGACGAGCCGGGATGAGGTTGCCGAGGCCCTTGATGCCGGGGCCGATATCATCATGCTCTATAATATGGGGCTCAGGCAGATGGAAGAGGCGATCGCCCTGATTGATGGCCGGGCCCTGGCCGAGGCATCCGGCGGGATCAATCTTGACACCGTGCGGGCGATTGCCGAAACCGGTGTTGACCTGATTTCGGTCGGTGCCCTGACTCATTCCAGCCCGGCCGTTGATATTTCAATGTTGTTCGATTCCTGA
- a CDS encoding chemotaxis protein MotB: MRYLVILVLTAALTVSGCVGKAKYEEKVSEASQLSEALRSLQDDHAALQARHAVLQEDYNNLQISNKALQEDLERAQKDIARLEQVLSERSIEAGAAMAEMRQEIDRLKTENRKLEAAVESERIARQARIAKMQSTYNELLDKMEAEIERGEITISELQGKLTVNMVEKILFPSGSATIKKAGLKVLEKVGDIVKNVEDKDIQVEGHTDNVPISSRLREIFPTNWELSTARAATVVRFLRDLGIPGERLAAVGYGPFQPVASNDNAEGRAQNRRIQIVLVPPRNRVEKSLE; this comes from the coding sequence GTGAGATATCTGGTGATTCTTGTACTGACTGCGGCACTGACCGTTTCAGGGTGCGTCGGCAAGGCCAAATACGAAGAGAAAGTCAGCGAAGCATCCCAACTTTCGGAAGCGCTGAGGTCGTTGCAGGATGACCATGCTGCCCTGCAGGCGAGACATGCCGTCCTGCAGGAAGATTATAACAATCTGCAAATCAGCAACAAGGCCCTGCAGGAAGACCTGGAGCGCGCCCAGAAAGATATTGCGAGACTTGAGCAGGTCCTTTCCGAAAGAAGTATCGAAGCGGGGGCCGCCATGGCCGAAATGCGCCAGGAGATCGACCGGCTAAAAACCGAAAATCGCAAACTGGAAGCGGCTGTCGAAAGTGAGCGGATTGCGCGTCAGGCCCGTATCGCCAAGATGCAAAGCACTTACAACGAGCTGCTTGACAAGATGGAGGCTGAAATCGAGCGGGGTGAAATAACCATCTCCGAACTCCAGGGAAAGCTGACGGTCAACATGGTCGAAAAGATTCTCTTCCCATCCGGCAGTGCCACAATCAAAAAAGCCGGGCTGAAGGTCCTGGAAAAAGTCGGTGATATCGTCAAAAACGTTGAGGACAAGGATATCCAGGTCGAAGGACACACCGACAATGTGCCGATCAGCAGCCGCCTCCGCGAGATATTCCCGACCAACTGGGAGCTGTCAACTGCCCGGGCGGCAACGGTTGTCCGATTTCTGCGTGACCTCGGAATACCGGGCGAACGCCTTGCGGCGGTCGGATACGGACCCTTCCAGCCGGTTGCGAGCAACGATAACGCCGAAGGAAGAGCCCAGAACCGGCGGATCCAGATTGTCCTGGTCCCCCCGCGTAACCGGGTTGAAAAATCACTTGAATAG